A window of the Pseudoalteromonas sp. A25 genome harbors these coding sequences:
- a CDS encoding DUF3630 family protein: MSTVKLDLEHQVLIIDPTCFPEADEFELWAKIFLHFPEHIQILEFSQGADRHQLRFNYAQQSFHLNFEHYSDSIWITPLGLDAHAQLENLALLFLSNSQ; this comes from the coding sequence ATGAGCACAGTTAAACTTGATCTTGAGCACCAGGTATTGATCATAGATCCAACCTGCTTCCCTGAAGCAGATGAATTCGAGCTCTGGGCGAAAATATTTTTACACTTCCCCGAGCACATCCAAATACTGGAATTTTCGCAAGGCGCAGATCGCCACCAACTACGCTTTAATTATGCCCAACAGAGCTTTCACTTAAACTTTGAACACTATAGCGACAGTATTTGGATAACCCCACTTGGGCTTGATGCTCACGCACAATTAGAAAACTTGGCGTTATTATTTCTATCAAATTCTCAATAA
- a CDS encoding thioesterase family protein: protein MDKTLLISQVGNIFVEKMPFNRFLGISIKELSAETARIELPWQDAFIGNPSQKILHGGVISAVLDNVGGMLAAASIIYKLPDEELHNVPSKLATLGTIDIRTDFLRPGRGECFVASATLIRSGNKVCVCRMELHNEEGVQIAFGTGTYLVG from the coding sequence ATGGATAAAACATTATTAATCAGCCAAGTAGGTAATATTTTTGTCGAGAAAATGCCATTTAATCGATTTTTAGGTATTTCGATTAAAGAACTCAGTGCAGAAACTGCGCGCATTGAGTTGCCATGGCAAGATGCATTTATTGGAAATCCTAGCCAAAAAATTCTTCATGGTGGAGTTATTTCTGCAGTGCTTGATAATGTTGGCGGAATGCTCGCTGCGGCATCTATTATTTATAAGTTACCAGACGAAGAGCTTCATAATGTACCGAGCAAATTAGCAACGCTTGGCACGATTGATATTCGTACTGACTTTTTACGCCCAGGCCGAGGAGAGTGTTTTGTTGCCAGTGCAACTTTGATACGTTCGGGTAATAAGGTGTGTGTTTGTCGCATGGAGCTGCATAATGAGGAGGGAGTACAAATAGCTTTCGGTACGGGCACATACTTAGTTGGATAG
- the rarD gene encoding EamA family transporter RarD, producing the protein MGQENAAQKGYFLASLAFLMWGLAPIYFKQIDFINAVEILVHRVIWSVAFIAVIIGLLKQWHKVQHIIKKPKLLLMLCVSACLLGFNWGLFIWAVNSEHMLDASLGYYINPLLNVFLGMIFLSERLRKWQLIAVGLAVVGVVIQVISFGSFPVIAFALASSFAVYGLIRKKVPVESLPGLLLEAAILLPLALAYWFFSAPSPTSDLSANSASVNILLISAGIVTTLPLLCFTGAAKRIPYSTLGFFQYIGPSLMFVLAVVFYGEVFSAQRIVTFAFIWSALALFSWDSYQFARTARKLKIQAQ; encoded by the coding sequence ATGGGCCAAGAAAATGCAGCACAAAAAGGCTACTTTTTAGCTTCGTTAGCTTTTTTGATGTGGGGGTTAGCTCCTATCTACTTTAAGCAAATCGATTTTATTAACGCCGTTGAGATTTTAGTACACAGGGTCATTTGGTCGGTGGCATTTATTGCTGTGATCATTGGGCTTTTAAAACAGTGGCATAAAGTACAACATATTATAAAAAAGCCTAAATTGCTGCTTATGCTTTGTGTGAGTGCTTGCTTACTTGGCTTCAATTGGGGCTTGTTTATCTGGGCTGTAAACAGTGAACATATGCTTGATGCAAGTTTGGGATACTACATCAACCCGCTTTTGAATGTATTTTTAGGTATGATATTTTTGTCTGAAAGGCTACGAAAGTGGCAATTGATTGCGGTAGGTTTGGCTGTTGTAGGGGTTGTTATTCAAGTTATTAGCTTTGGATCATTTCCGGTAATTGCTTTTGCTTTGGCGAGCTCTTTTGCTGTGTATGGGTTAATTCGTAAGAAAGTGCCGGTAGAATCTTTACCTGGATTGTTACTCGAAGCGGCTATCCTACTACCATTGGCACTTGCGTATTGGTTTTTTTCTGCGCCTTCACCCACCTCAGATCTGAGCGCCAATAGCGCTAGCGTAAACATTTTATTGATCAGTGCAGGTATTGTTACCACGCTACCATTATTGTGCTTTACAGGTGCTGCTAAACGGATCCCATACTCTACTTTAGGGTTTTTTCAATATATTGGTCCAAGCTTAATGTTTGTTTTGGCAGTGGTGTTTTATGGTGAAGTTTTCTCGGCGCAGCGTATTGTAACATTTGCCTTTATTTGGAGTGCGTTGGCATTATTTAGTTGGGATTCTTATCAGTTCGCCAGAACGGCTCGAAAGCTAAAAATTCAAGCGCAGTAA
- a CDS encoding DUF413 domain-containing protein, with translation MDQNLANLRNAFVSPRAFYDDANFPRGFSRSGHFTLAEAQALEQHGVLLKSLYNKDCEPQNSFQLQFVNVMDGQLPPSNVVERAWAKYLKLTTCKSKFHTLFGRSRAVPDSYTPAYSADDDL, from the coding sequence ATGGATCAGAACCTAGCAAATTTGCGTAATGCTTTTGTAAGCCCTCGCGCTTTTTATGACGATGCCAACTTTCCAAGAGGATTTAGCCGCAGCGGACATTTTACGCTTGCTGAAGCTCAAGCTCTTGAACAACATGGTGTATTACTAAAAAGCTTATACAACAAAGACTGCGAACCACAAAATAGTTTTCAACTACAATTTGTTAATGTCATGGACGGTCAGCTCCCACCTAGCAATGTGGTTGAACGTGCTTGGGCCAAATATTTAAAGCTCACAACTTGTAAATCGAAATTTCATACCTTATTTGGTCGCTCAAGAGCCGTTCCTGATTCTTACACCCCTGCATACAGCGCTGACGACGATCTATAA
- a CDS encoding GGDEF domain-containing response regulator gives MTHRILIVEDTPTIAKVQKHIAVSCGYEADIAQSLAQAQELINEHSYFCAVVDFILPDAPNGDAIPVTVKAEIPTIVMTGNIDKRTRETVDKYPIIDYITKENKQAYQYLKKQLSRLPRNETVKVLVVEDSRHSRLYIKNLLCRHKYQVLEATDGIDALEVLKENPDISVIITDNEMPRMNGDELCSEIRRLYSNEDKVIIGVSGSNSAHLSARFLKCGANDYLRKPFNSEEFYCRLSLNVDMLDQIATIRLQANTDYLTKLPNRRYFFEQAKKAQKVRTVKNQRSQVAMIDIDHFKRINDDFGHDAGDDVLVAIAQVFAKFFPEQLLARLGGEEFVIYFDSNNEQENTDRLEQFRQFIELNSSSFTQYNIPFTISAGYVSIQEPEIDELLKEADKKLYEAKELGRNKIVL, from the coding sequence GTGACACATAGAATACTCATCGTAGAAGATACCCCGACCATTGCAAAAGTACAAAAACACATCGCGGTATCTTGTGGTTATGAGGCAGATATAGCTCAGTCACTGGCACAAGCACAAGAACTTATAAACGAGCACAGTTACTTTTGCGCCGTGGTTGACTTTATTTTACCTGATGCACCTAACGGTGACGCAATTCCCGTAACAGTGAAAGCGGAAATTCCAACCATTGTCATGACGGGTAACATTGATAAACGCACCCGAGAAACCGTAGACAAATACCCTATCATTGACTACATCACAAAAGAAAATAAACAAGCTTACCAGTACTTAAAAAAGCAACTCTCGCGATTACCGCGCAACGAAACGGTTAAAGTACTGGTTGTTGAAGACTCTCGTCATTCAAGGCTATATATCAAAAACTTACTGTGCAGACATAAATACCAAGTGTTAGAAGCCACAGATGGTATCGATGCGCTAGAGGTGCTTAAAGAAAACCCCGATATTTCTGTCATCATCACAGATAACGAAATGCCGAGAATGAACGGAGATGAGTTATGTTCAGAAATTCGCAGATTATATAGTAATGAGGACAAGGTTATTATCGGTGTCTCAGGGTCAAACTCTGCGCACCTATCAGCTCGATTTCTAAAATGCGGCGCCAATGACTATTTACGAAAACCTTTTAATTCAGAAGAGTTTTATTGTCGACTTAGCTTAAACGTCGATATGTTAGACCAAATAGCAACTATTCGACTGCAAGCAAATACCGACTACCTAACCAAGCTTCCCAACCGCAGATACTTTTTCGAGCAAGCCAAAAAAGCCCAAAAAGTGCGTACAGTTAAAAACCAGCGCAGCCAAGTTGCCATGATCGATATCGATCACTTTAAACGAATTAACGATGACTTTGGCCATGATGCTGGTGATGATGTACTTGTCGCAATCGCACAGGTGTTTGCAAAATTTTTCCCCGAGCAACTTCTGGCAAGACTTGGAGGGGAGGAGTTTGTGATTTATTTTGATAGTAATAATGAGCAAGAAAACACCGACAGGTTGGAGCAATTTCGACAATTTATAGAACTCAATAGTAGCTCGTTTACCCAGTATAATATACCGTTTACGATTTCAGCTGGGTATGTCTCAATCCAAGAGCCAGAAATAGACGAACTTTTGAAAGAGGCAGATAAAAAATTATATGAAGCAAAAGAGTTAGGTAGAAACAAGATTGTTCTCTAA
- the recQ gene encoding DNA helicase RecQ, with amino-acid sequence MENQVLKTDQTHTYTVLKDVFGYSEFRDGQNAVINAVLESQDALVLLPTGGGKSLCYQIPALTLPGLTVVVSPLISLMQDQVAQLKALEINAEFVNNSLTFEQQQVIYQRLHLGDIKLLYVAPEKVLQYEFKERLKQLNISLFAIDEAHCVSHWGHDFRPHYCRLSELKQHFPSVPMMALTATADTATRRDIVQQLGLNQPYIHTGSFDRPNIRYTVEEKFKPLSQLMRYLRAQKGQSGIIYCTSRKRVDEIAQKLADAGFNAAAYHAGMSNEQRQFVQSAFAKDDIHIVVATVAFGMGINKSNVRFVLHYDIPKSIEAYYQETGRAGRDGLAAEAIMYFDPADIGRVKRFFEDIEDEHRRRVEEQRFNAMASFAEAQTCRRQILLNYFSEYQREPCGNCDICLNPPKRFDGTLVAQQALSCVYRAEQRFGLGYIVDILRGANTSRVRDNQHHTLSTYGIGKQHSNEYWLSVLRQLIHHGLLTQDITQGACLRLTEAARAVLKGEYALQLAEPRLQAQHVYQDKLAKFNYDKRLFAKLRSLRKQLADEDDVPPYVVFNDKTLAEMAQRMPTNDSEFLQVSGVGFTKLSKYGAPFMQLIRNYLAAS; translated from the coding sequence ATGGAAAACCAAGTGCTTAAAACTGATCAAACCCATACGTACACTGTGCTCAAAGACGTTTTTGGCTACAGTGAGTTTCGTGATGGCCAAAATGCCGTGATAAATGCGGTATTAGAATCTCAAGACGCACTCGTTTTGCTACCAACAGGCGGCGGAAAATCACTTTGCTATCAAATTCCGGCTCTTACCTTACCTGGGTTAACCGTTGTTGTATCGCCTCTTATTTCTTTAATGCAAGACCAAGTGGCCCAGTTAAAAGCGCTGGAAATCAACGCTGAGTTTGTGAATAACAGTCTCACGTTTGAACAGCAACAGGTTATCTATCAGCGTCTGCACTTAGGAGACATAAAGCTGCTTTATGTCGCACCAGAAAAAGTTCTGCAGTATGAGTTTAAAGAGCGCTTAAAACAGCTAAACATTAGTTTATTTGCCATTGATGAGGCGCATTGCGTATCACATTGGGGCCATGACTTTAGGCCTCACTATTGTCGCTTGAGCGAGCTTAAACAACATTTTCCATCTGTACCAATGATGGCCCTGACTGCAACTGCAGATACCGCGACACGCAGAGATATTGTCCAGCAGTTGGGGTTAAACCAGCCTTACATTCACACCGGCAGCTTCGATAGACCTAATATACGCTATACCGTCGAGGAAAAATTTAAGCCTCTATCACAACTTATGCGCTATTTAAGGGCACAAAAAGGTCAAAGTGGCATTATTTACTGCACGAGTCGAAAACGCGTAGACGAAATAGCACAAAAACTGGCGGATGCAGGGTTTAACGCAGCAGCGTATCACGCAGGAATGAGCAACGAGCAACGTCAATTTGTGCAAAGCGCTTTTGCCAAAGATGATATTCATATTGTCGTTGCAACCGTCGCTTTTGGTATGGGGATCAATAAATCAAACGTTCGCTTTGTCTTGCATTACGACATACCTAAAAGCATTGAGGCGTATTATCAGGAAACCGGTCGTGCAGGTAGAGATGGGCTCGCCGCAGAAGCCATAATGTACTTCGATCCTGCGGATATAGGTCGCGTAAAGCGCTTTTTTGAAGATATTGAAGACGAGCATAGACGCAGAGTCGAAGAGCAACGCTTTAATGCTATGGCTAGCTTTGCCGAAGCACAAACGTGTCGTCGTCAGATCTTACTTAACTACTTTAGCGAATACCAACGAGAACCATGTGGAAACTGTGACATTTGTTTAAACCCCCCAAAACGTTTTGACGGCACGCTGGTCGCACAACAAGCTTTGTCTTGCGTATATCGTGCTGAGCAGCGCTTTGGTTTAGGCTATATCGTAGATATATTACGTGGCGCTAACACCAGTCGGGTAAGAGACAACCAGCACCATACATTAAGTACCTATGGGATTGGTAAACAGCATAGCAATGAGTATTGGCTCAGTGTGCTTAGGCAACTTATTCATCATGGTCTACTAACCCAAGATATAACGCAAGGCGCATGCTTGCGGTTAACAGAAGCCGCTCGTGCTGTTTTAAAAGGTGAATACGCACTACAGTTAGCTGAACCAAGATTACAAGCTCAGCATGTTTACCAAGATAAACTAGCCAAGTTTAACTATGATAAAAGGTTGTTTGCAAAACTTCGCAGTTTGCGCAAACAACTTGCCGATGAAGATGACGTACCACCCTATGTGGTATTTAATGACAAAACACTGGCAGAAATGGCTCAACGCATGCCAACCAATGACAGCGAATTTTTGCAAGTTTCCGGTGTCGGCTTTACCAAACTAAGCAAATATGGCGCACCTTTTATGCAATTGATCCGCAACTATCTTGCCGCTAGTTAA
- a CDS encoding LysR family transcriptional regulator, producing MDIDLLKTFVEVVKTRHFGRAAENLYITQSAVSFRIRQLEQSLGVNLFIRQRNNIQLTAPGERLLPHATMILTGMQRAKVDVALANNMHKQLSLSGTPNIWDAFLQFGINNIVAAMPGVSLVAEVKAQQESTRLLLERTLDLAVLFDPPKVDELIVKPIRDLPIIPVSTFECEDALAFFNNQYVYVDWGTAFSLWHAKQFSGSTPPYFRTSTGRIALDLIMQCGGSAFIPQALAHDMIEQKKLFHIDCVDQVSREIFIAYHKDNEQKEQIETITRLLESLN from the coding sequence GTGGACATAGACCTATTAAAAACTTTTGTCGAAGTAGTTAAGACGCGCCATTTTGGCCGAGCAGCAGAAAATTTATATATAACTCAATCAGCTGTGAGCTTCCGTATTCGTCAGTTAGAGCAAAGTTTAGGTGTGAATTTATTCATTCGTCAACGTAATAATATCCAGCTAACTGCACCTGGAGAAAGGTTGTTACCTCATGCCACGATGATCCTGACAGGGATGCAGCGAGCAAAAGTTGACGTAGCGCTGGCTAATAATATGCATAAACAGCTTTCTTTATCAGGGACTCCGAATATATGGGATGCATTTTTACAATTTGGCATTAACAATATTGTTGCCGCAATGCCCGGTGTATCGCTGGTTGCCGAAGTTAAAGCACAGCAAGAAAGCACTCGGTTGCTGCTAGAACGAACACTCGATCTCGCTGTGCTATTTGATCCCCCAAAGGTTGATGAGCTTATCGTTAAGCCAATTAGAGATTTGCCAATTATCCCTGTAAGTACCTTTGAGTGTGAAGATGCTTTAGCATTTTTTAATAATCAATATGTCTATGTAGATTGGGGCACCGCTTTTTCTCTGTGGCATGCCAAACAATTTTCAGGCAGTACACCCCCTTACTTTAGAACAAGTACAGGTCGAATTGCCCTTGACCTTATAATGCAATGTGGCGGTAGTGCATTTATTCCTCAAGCATTAGCACACGATATGATTGAGCAGAAAAAACTGTTTCATATTGATTGTGTTGACCAAGTTTCTAGAGAAATATTCATCGCATATCACAAAGATAATGAGCAAAAAGAACAGATAGAAACAATCACTAGATTACTCGAGTCATTAAATTGA